In the genome of Montipora foliosa isolate CH-2021 unplaced genomic scaffold, ASM3666993v2 scaffold_479, whole genome shotgun sequence, one region contains:
- the LOC137989869 gene encoding uncharacterized protein yields the protein MLQAARSRKVGFIEPVNTSKPRHSKFHRDPRPVRKRCVTSKDAKADLKELNPDHIEYLSERVVGRGSYGECSRARYRGIDVIVKKMTHNNTTEGKERARRRLLHEAKVVSALDDHARLPMVLGIVTQKEPLCLVTQFYGVEDESITLHQAASTNMLTPFVSTELFLEICSALKYVHLAGYLHNDIKANNVVLEKGLTASDKYIPVLIDFGKSSKAGTGSEFLVSTGKKMLPEERKTYLAPEIFKDRLYSAASDVYSLARMLKSISQMVGFYSSVRSLVKEATAESPSQRPSLDDFMKRLASIKFE from the coding sequence ATGTTGCAAGCGGCACGGAGCAGAAAAGTTGGGTTCATTGAACCAGTTAATACAAGTAAACCACGACATTCAAAATTCCATCGAGATCCTCGACCAGTAAGAAAGAGATGCGTGACTAGTAAGGATGCTAAGGCAGATCTTAAGGAACTAAACCCTGATCACATTGAATACCTCTCAGAACGTGTAGTTGGGAGAGGAAGTTACGGAGAGTGTTCTCGCGCGCGTTATCGAGGTATTGATGTGATTGTTAAGAAAATGACGCACAATAACACCACAGAAGGCAAAGAGAGAGCAAGGAGAAGACTACTGCATGAGGCAAAGGTGGTCAGTGCATTGGATGACCATGCCAGGCTGCCCATGGTTTTAGGTATCGTCACACAAAAAGAACCATTGTGCTTGGTCACGCAATTTTATGGTGTAGAGGATGAAAGTATAACCCTTCACCAGGCTGCAAGCACAAACATGCTTACACCATTCGTTAGCACTGAGTTATTTCTTGAAATATGTTCCGCGCTGAAATATGTGCATTTAGCGGGATACTTACACAATGACATCAAGGCCAACAATGTAGTTCTTGAAAAAGGCCTGACAGCCTCAGACAAGTACATTCCTGTCCTCATAGATTTTGGTAAAAGCAGTAAGGCAGGAACAGGTTCAGAGTTTTTGGTATCAACCGGGAAAAAAATGTTgcctgaagaaagaaaaacgtaTTTGGCCCCAGAGATTTTTAAGGACCGGCTTTACAGCGCTGCCAGCGATGTATATTCGTTAGCAAGAATGTTAAAATCTATTTCTCAAATGGTGGGATTTTATTCGAGCGTGCGCTCATTGGTCAAGGAGGCGACAGCTGAATCACCGTCACAGAGACCTAGCCTCGACGATTTCATGAAACGACTTGCCTCAATTAAATTTGAATGA